Genomic segment of Candidatus Chlorohelix allophototropha:
ATAGAACCGACCAAACCTACAATTCCAAGAAAAGGATGTTTGTCTGCTTCCTCTTTGGTGATTCTTCCAGCGCCAACCAACTCCGCTACCAGCGAAGACCATTCCTGGCGGAAAATGTTAGCTCCGGTGAGGCTACCATCGCCTCCGATAATAACCAACCTGTCGATGCCCCGTTCAACCAAATGAAAAGCCGCTTCTAGGCGACCTTCTCTAGTGCGAAACTCGGCACAGCGAGCAGTTCCGATTACGGTCCCGCCGCGCTGCAGGATACCGCCAACATCGTTCCAAGTCATCTCACGGATAAGATCGCCACCTTGCACCATACCCTTATAGCCTTCGTAAATGGCATAAACTGTAGCGTTCCTGATAATGGCTGAGCGCACAATTGCCCTCAGTGCAGCGTTCATACCCTGCGCATCCCCGCCACTTGTCAGTACTCCAATTGCAATTTCCTGTGCAGTGGTCATGAAAAAAAACCTTTCCAGCGCGTGCGTCGCGTTTTAAAACCATGCAGATGCTAAAATCATCTGACTTTTAATATTATAGCACTTGCCAAGTTGTTCCGAAGCAATCGCAATGCCCTCCTCAAGCAAAGTTCTAATCATATGAGATTAAAATTTTCTTAGACAACTATAGGTATATCTTTAAACTAATTTGCGTTTGGTAGTTCAGGTTACAGCGATTAGCCTATTTTAGTGGTACTTTCTATGTAGTAGTCTGAATCGGGAACTACTTTTTCCCCACGTTGAACTATTCCGATTTAGTCCATAGGGTTTAAACAGCCCGTTGTTCTATCAGACAAATTTTAAAAATAGGAGGAGTGAGATTTGAGAAACAGACGTTATTCTCGGCTGTCAGTAGTAGCAGTATTTTTGATGGTTGTTACTGCAATCCTCGGAGCTTGCGGTGACAATACTGCAACCCCCGTGGCTACTACCGCTAGCGCCACTACTGCTGCCGCTACCACCGCTGCCGGTACTACTAAAGCAGCTACTACTGCCGCAGCCGGTGCTACCACTGCTGCCGCTACTACCGCCGCTGCTGGTGCTACTACCGCTGCCGCTACTACCGCCGCTGCCACCGCCGCAGTTGCAAGCAGTGGACATCCCGGTATTTATCGCGAAGTTTGGTTTGGTCCCGATCCGACAACCCTTGACCCGCAAGCCGTCCAACCCGCCGGCTACACTACCCGCTACATGTATGGTAACTTATACATTGGTTTGTCTGATTACGATGAGAAAGCCAACATAATACCGGGTATCGCCAAGGAATGGAAAGTCAGCGCGGATAACAAAGTATGGACTTTCACCCTAAACCCTGCTGCCAAGTTTTCAAGCGGAAGACAGGTAACCGCCGCAGACGTAGCTTATACTTACGAACGCGCCGCTGACAGCAAGCTGAAAAGTACGTCGGCTTACAGCACCGTGAGTGATATTGTAGGCGCAGCTGAAAAATTTGCTGGTACCGCCGACAAAATCAGTGGTATTAAAGTAATTGATGACACTACTATCGAACTCACCCTGAAAAGTTCCGTTCCCTTCTTGCCCAGCAAGTTGGCTAGTAGTGCCGCTTTCATTCTGAACAAAGATATTGTTGAGAGTGACCCGAAATGGTGGGAAACCAAAAGCGCCGGTGCAGGTCCATTCCAATTGGCAGAGTGGCAGCATGGGCAGCAAATTGCGTTGACCCCTAACCCCAACTGGTTTGGTAGCAAAGTCAAACTGACCCGCATCGAATATCTGTTGGTAGGTGATGCAACCAATCGCCTCAGTGTATTCGAGAGCGGCAAAACTGATGCCCACTGGTCACTTCTTACCGATGAAATTAATCGGTTGAAAAAAGACACCGGCGAAATGGGCAAGATGTTCAAACAGTGGGACATCGGGATGGGCTACATACTGTATGTGGGTATGAACGCCAACGGTTACGAACCGTTCAAGAATGCTAAAGTTCGCCAAGCTGTTACTATGGCACTCGATTCACAAGCTATCAATGATACTCCGTTGAACGGCGCAGGTTTCACCGCCACCGGTCTTATCCCCAGTGGTCTGCCCGGCTATGTACCCGGACAGATGAAACTCAAGTATGACCCTACCGCAGCTAAGAAATTGCTGGCGGATGCTGGTTATGCCGATGCTTCAAAAATGCCTGAACTAGTATTGTCGCAGGTTGGTTCCGGTCCCGATATCGCCGGTACTACCCAGTTCATTCAGGAAGCCCTGAAAACCAACCTCGGTATGAACGTCAGAATTAATGTGACCGACCAGCAAAGCTTCATTGCCCAATTGCAACAGGGCAAGGTAGCAGCTTGGGCATCTCTGATGATTGCCTCTCTCCCTGACCAGTATTCGGTGCTGTCCCAGTTCTCCAGCAAAAACCCGCAGAATGTGTTCGGCTACAACAATCCTGAATATGATGCCCTTCTTCAGCAAGCGCTTACTATCTCGGATGACAAAGCCCGCAACGCGGTTTACAATCAACTGGAAACCAAATTGATGGACGATGCTGCAATTATGCCGGTAATGTGGGCGAAGTTCTACACTTTGCAACGCCCTTACGTTTCCGGTTTGCGCGTCAACGTATTAGGCATCATGCCCTACACGAACCTTGAAGTGAAGTAACAAAAACTAGACAGGGGCACAGACAACCGCGTCCCTTTCTAACAAATAACAGGATTGTTACCCTCTGCGGGCAATAGTCCTGTTTTTGTTTGTGCATTCTACTATCATAAATTTTGCTGTGAAATAAAAAAAGCGGGACTCGCGCCCCACCCCTAAATTTCGATACTCGGGCTATTTCACAGGTAATTTGATTTGCGCCGGAACGCCCACAGCGGTTGCACCCGCCGGAACATCTTTAACTACTACTGCGTTTGCACCGATTTGAGCGTTATTTCCAATGCTTATTCCACCCAGTACCCGCGCACCCGCCCCGATAAAAACATTATCGCCAATCAAGGGAAATTCGAAGGTGTTGCGCATGCCGATGGTTATGCTGTTGATTAGGGTTACATTTGAGCCAAGTTGACGCGCCATTATTACAATCCCTACCGGATGTGGTACATAAAGACCGGGACCTATCTCTACAGAGGACGGTACATCGAAACCATGCAGGTTTATATTCATCATGCTGATGATACCCGGCACAACTGGAACACGCCGTTTTTTAAGAGCATAGCCAACACGATGTAAAAGAGTGGCGCGCAAACCCGCATAGTTCCAGATCAATTTAGCAATATCAAGCGAGGTGATTCGTTCTTCAGCATACTTCTGGCGCAACCAAAGTTTAGCCCAGGCCCGGATGTCGCCCATTGCAAAATCGCGGAAGGATAACCGACTATAATCGTTGGGTTTCTGCTCAAATTCCAACATTTCAACTTCGGGTAACTTGGTTGACATCCTGAACCTCTATTTTAGCTCGTTCGGTTCTGACCCATTCACTAGGCAGGCGACGGGTAACCAGTATAACATATACCCACAATTTCCAAGCAATATAGAAAGGAGCGCGAGCCAGCGCAAGATAAGCGCGAGCAGGCACTCTGGCAACCAACAGACCACCTAGCACGAATATTATTATGCCAACCAAGCTCAAGCCAAATAATGAAAGTGTCCAACCAAGCCAAGCCCCACCTACAAGTAACCAAGCTAGCATGTTCAGAAGACTACTAAATATTAGTAAAGCTACGAGTAAGCCCAACGGAGGGATTATCAAATCCATTGCGCGGTCAAAAGCGGCAACGTTACGTTTTAACAGGGCGGTTTTTAGCAATCCGGGAATATCCTTGCGCGCTTGCGCCCCGCGTCCGCCTTCCCACCGCAAACGCTGGCTCAATGCCTGTTTGCTGCTGGCGGCTGCCTGACCGTATAGCTTCGCTTCCGGTACATATTCAACTTTCATGTCTGCTTGAACTAAACGGCTGGTATATTCTATATCTTCAACCAGTGAGTAGGCATTCCAAGGCAATTTTTCCAACACTTTGCGCGATATAAGCATGCCGTTTCCTTTAAGCCCATCGCTCAATTTCAGAACGGCACGTCCGAGCGGACGCACATGGTTGAACAAAGCGAAAGCGACATAGGTTAGGCTACTGCGCCAAGTTTCATGAGGATCTAACACATCATAGCGTCCCTGCATCACCGAAACACCTCTGCTATAAGCGGCGGCGGCTTCGATCATAAACTCAGCATGCGGCACGGTATCAGCATCAAATATTACTACTGCTTCATAAGCGGGGAAATCCTGCGGCAATTTCTCAAAAGCCCAGCGTAAGGCATGTCCCTTGCCACGATTCTCGGTGTCAAACCGTTCATACACCTCAACGCCAACTTCACGGGCTAACTCGGCGGTATTGTCGGTGCAATTATCGGCAATAACCACAATGCGCGGTTTTACTTTACCGGCGCGGTCGAGGCTGAGCATATTAAAGTGTTGTAAGGTAGCCGGAAGAGTAAGCGCTTCATCGTGAGCAGGAATCATAATAACAAGATTGGGGTACTTACCATTACGTTCCAGTTCAAGAAGGCTGCGCTTTTGGGAGTTGGGTTTGCGGTAAAACGCGCCAGCAATTACCAGCATTATCAGATATACCACCAGCGGGAGCAACAGCCCCAACAGAACGGTCATTATCAACCCAAACACGATTTCGAGCATTCACGGCTCCTTCAATCTGGAAATATATTAGTTCGCAGCGTACTGTGTTTTCAACATAATACAAGGCAAACTCAGCTATCATAACCGAGCTTGCCTGCCACTAACAAAGTCTAATTAGCCAACCAAGTAAAGGGTGTTTTTAATGCCACCGCTCCGATAAATTTGGGAACAAATATCGCACGCTTCCAACGATTTTTCTGAGTGAAAATCCGGTAAGCCCATTCCATACCCATTCGCTTGACTGCTTCCGGGGGAGTAGATACAATTCCGGCAATGTAATCGAATGTGCCGCCTATGCCAATACCGACGGCTGCGCCAGTTGCTTTCAGGTTGCGTTCAATCCAGTAATCTTGCTTGACCATACCATAGGCAACCAGCACCACATCAGCGCCACTCTCTCGAATTTTTTCAACGCTTTCAGCATCGCCTTCAGGACCGGAGAACCCGCTAAAAGTTCCGACTATTTCTACGCCCGGATACATTTTGTGCATTTGACAAGCGGCTTGTTCAGCAATGCCGGGGGCAGCGCCCAGCAAAAATAAGCGCATGTGTCCTTTTCCAGTGTTGTGCAATTCGGCGGAATGTTGTGCCAAAGCGTGGGTCAAGGCAACTCCGGTAACGCGCCCTCGCAAGGGGTGGCGCATAATCTTACTAGCGTAAATCAAACCGACACCATCTGGAGTAATAAGCCCGGCTTTGTTTATCAGACTAAGGAATTGTGGGTTGCGTCGCGCCAATGTTACGTATTCAGGATTTAAGGTTACAACTTGCTGTGATACAAAATAAGGATTTGTTTGTTTATTTCTAACCCAGTCTGCAATGATACTAACGGCTTCGCCCATTACTATATCATCAACACTTGCGCCCAGAATTTCTACTCTTTGGGGTTTTACTAATGTTTCTACAGTCATTGCTAACTGCTCCTATCAATAATTAAGTATGCTAGGTTATTTATATACTCCACATACTATTATTCTAGGATTATGTTCTGACAAGAGGTTTACTATATGCGGCTAGTTGATTAGAGTTTGTTCATATTAGCTTTAACGGTGGGAACAAGTCAATAGCTATTCGCATTTATTATGCCAGAAATAAAAATCTCTCTTACCCAAAACAGGATAAGAGAGAGCAACAAATTCACGAACCTAGCCTTGAGCAGGCGACTCACGTTTGAATAGCTGGCGGGGCATAGACAATGCCATACGCATATAGGAAAGCGGTATCAAACCAACAATTATTCCTACCAGCCCATATACTATAACGCCCACCCCAATCGGTAGCAGGAAAAACAGTTCGCGCAAAGGCCAAATTACCAACACCATTACTCCAGTAGTGATTAGGGTTCTAAGCAATACCAGCAAAAACGACCGATTGATTGTGCCTTTAGAAAGCAGCTTTAAGCCAATGCCGGTGGTTACTATCTCACTGATGAGCAAGGTAATACCAGCGCCTACTGCGCCATTATTCCAAAGGTTCTGAGTCAGGGTAATCAAGCCGAGGTTAAGCACAAAATTGACAATGGTGGAAACAACATTAACTTTAGCCCACACTCCTTGTCGATCCTGCGCAATCAGCGATTGCACTACCCCAATACCTAAATAGGTAGGAATGATACACCACCCTAAAATAATTAAAATCGGCACTGAAGGTTCAAAGGCGCTACTATAAAGTAAATTAATTATGGGTAAAGCCAACACGGTAGTACCTGCCGCCATCGGAAAGCTTATGCCAATGAAAAAATTCAAGGTGTTACGGGTCATTTGTATCTGATTGTCGCGGTCTTGTTGTGCCATACGGCAAAGCGCCGGGAGAATAGCGTTTCCTACGATTACGGGTACAAATAATAGCGTACCGAACAAGCGAGTAGGTA
This window contains:
- a CDS encoding WecB/TagA/CpsF family glycosyltransferase, yielding MTVETLVKPQRVEILGASVDDIVMGEAVSIIADWVRNKQTNPYFVSQQVVTLNPEYVTLARRNPQFLSLINKAGLITPDGVGLIYASKIMRHPLRGRVTGVALTHALAQHSAELHNTGKGHMRLFLLGAAPGIAEQAACQMHKMYPGVEIVGTFSGFSGPEGDAESVEKIRESGADVVLVAYGMVKQDYWIERNLKATGAAVGIGIGGTFDYIAGIVSTPPEAVKRMGMEWAYRIFTQKNRWKRAIFVPKFIGAVALKTPFTWLAN
- a CDS encoding glycosyltransferase family 2 protein; translation: MLEIVFGLIMTVLLGLLLPLVVYLIMLVIAGAFYRKPNSQKRSLLELERNGKYPNLVIMIPAHDEALTLPATLQHFNMLSLDRAGKVKPRIVVIADNCTDNTAELAREVGVEVYERFDTENRGKGHALRWAFEKLPQDFPAYEAVVIFDADTVPHAEFMIEAAAAYSRGVSVMQGRYDVLDPHETWRSSLTYVAFALFNHVRPLGRAVLKLSDGLKGNGMLISRKVLEKLPWNAYSLVEDIEYTSRLVQADMKVEYVPEAKLYGQAAASSKQALSQRLRWEGGRGAQARKDIPGLLKTALLKRNVAAFDRAMDLIIPPLGLLVALLIFSSLLNMLAWLLVGGAWLGWTLSLFGLSLVGIIIFVLGGLLVARVPARAYLALARAPFYIAWKLWVYVILVTRRLPSEWVRTERAKIEVQDVNQVTRS
- a CDS encoding ABC transporter substrate-binding protein translates to MRNRRYSRLSVVAVFLMVVTAILGACGDNTATPVATTASATTAAATTAAGTTKAATTAAAGATTAAATTAAAGATTAAATTAAATAAVASSGHPGIYREVWFGPDPTTLDPQAVQPAGYTTRYMYGNLYIGLSDYDEKANIIPGIAKEWKVSADNKVWTFTLNPAAKFSSGRQVTAADVAYTYERAADSKLKSTSAYSTVSDIVGAAEKFAGTADKISGIKVIDDTTIELTLKSSVPFLPSKLASSAAFILNKDIVESDPKWWETKSAGAGPFQLAEWQHGQQIALTPNPNWFGSKVKLTRIEYLLVGDATNRLSVFESGKTDAHWSLLTDEINRLKKDTGEMGKMFKQWDIGMGYILYVGMNANGYEPFKNAKVRQAVTMALDSQAINDTPLNGAGFTATGLIPSGLPGYVPGQMKLKYDPTAAKKLLADAGYADASKMPELVLSQVGSGPDIAGTTQFIQEALKTNLGMNVRINVTDQQSFIAQLQQGKVAAWASLMIASLPDQYSVLSQFSSKNPQNVFGYNNPEYDALLQQALTISDDKARNAVYNQLETKLMDDAAIMPVMWAKFYTLQRPYVSGLRVNVLGIMPYTNLEVK
- a CDS encoding serine O-acetyltransferase translates to MSTKLPEVEMLEFEQKPNDYSRLSFRDFAMGDIRAWAKLWLRQKYAEERITSLDIAKLIWNYAGLRATLLHRVGYALKKRRVPVVPGIISMMNINLHGFDVPSSVEIGPGLYVPHPVGIVIMARQLGSNVTLINSITIGMRNTFEFPLIGDNVFIGAGARVLGGISIGNNAQIGANAVVVKDVPAGATAVGVPAQIKLPVK